TCAAGCCGCGGGCTATAGTTATTCTAAAGCGGAGTCTGATACCAACTATCAGCCTAAGGGTAACTATGCCCCGGCGGGTAATTATGCACTTAAAGGTGAAAGTTACACCAAGGCCGAAGGGGATACACGATATCAGCCAAAAGGCAGTTATCAGCCGTCGGGGGATTATGCAACAAACACAGCGCTTAATAACGGGCTTAATACTAAGCTCAATACGAGCAGTGTCACCCAATCAACGGGCGGTTCAACAACGAACGTGATGAGCCAGAAGGCTGTCACCGATGCATTACAAAATGCGGTCAATCTTAATACTATTTACCCTATTGGTATTGTGGTGTGGTTTGCACAAAATAAGAACCCCAATACATTATTCCCTGGTACGAAATGGCAGTACATCGGCGAAAATAAAACCATTCGATTAGCTGCTGCAAGTGGTGCGAATGTGTTAACAACTGGTGGTTCGGATTCAGTTACTATAGGTAAAGGCCACCTTCCTGCGGTATCACTTAAGTATTCGGGTACAACTGTTTCAAGTGGAGGGTATACCCACACACGTGGGACAATGAATATTACGGGGGAGTTTGGATATATCCGGAGTGATAATGCTATTCACTCCATGGCAACAGGCGCTTTTAGTCTTGCTAACGGGGGAACCGGCTATAATGGTAATAACACTACTGGTGGCTATAAATATGTATTTAACGCATCTAAAACATGGTCAGGTGAAACGTCTAATAGTGGAGCGCATACGCATACCTATTCAGGTAACACGGAAAACCTCGGTTCAGGAACGGCCTTAACAGTTACCAACGCCTATATCATGCTGATGGGGTGGTATCGATTAAGTTAAGTGATATTAATAAATAAAAGTGTGGCGTGCATTGTAATATGCACACCACACTTAAATTAAAAGATCACTTGTTGTTCAATTGTTTTTTTGTTATCCATATCTACAATGAAATTAATGGATTTTATATTTTTAGGTGAAACTGGAATAGTGAAACCAACTAAATTCATACCATAAATAGAGTCTATCTTGTTATTCTCTTCAGTATGTATTTTGTTTTTGTCATCCATTACTATTATTCTATAGCTTTCATTTGACATTAATTTTTTGTTATCAACAAGTTGTAGGACTATAGTTGTTCCTTTCAAAAATCTATCTTTACCTAAGAATAGATTTGAAACATTTGTATTTGTTACATTAGGTAGTGGCAATTTTATCCCATCTAAAATAACTGCGTAGTTATAGTCTATTTTATAGGTTTCAATCGGATGGCTAATGTTAAAGTATTCAGCCATTGCATTAGGATTATGATATAAATCCATTTCGTCACCACCTCTGAAAGAGCGTGGATAGTAATACTCGGGTATCTTATCGGTTTTAGAATCACCAATTATTTCTTCGTTTATTGCATAAATTCTTATTTTCTCTTGAGTCGTTATTGCATTATATGAATAGACCATTTGAATATATGAAAAAATGAAACCACAAAGAGTTAAAATACCAATAAAATATGTAATTGCGATTCCTCTTTTATTTTTCATACTAAATGCGTATCCAATAGAAAAGGAGCATGAAATAACATAAAAAAGGTGAGCGCCACTCAAAGACCTAGTAGGAAATGTTGGGGATGCAACCATGGAAAATATACTTAAAAAGCCTAATACGATAAACAATAATGAAAGATAAAAGCTTTTTGACTTCTTTTCACCTACATAAGTTAGCAGCAAAAGTAATGAAGCAACTAGTACACCCCACGTTTTAGTAAATGAATGTGAAAGTTTATCCGATAAAAAATATGTGATTTTTTCTATCGTACTGAGGGAGTAAAAGTCAGTGAAAAGAGCGGCTCGATGAAAATTACCAGGGCTCGAAATCAAAGTTACAAACCCAAGTATAACAAGTACAGATGAAAAGATAATAAGTCTGTTTTTATGTTTAAAAAAAACATAACAGGAGGTAATTACTGAAATGGCAACTATAATCCAACTCGTATTTTCATTACTGCATCCAGCAAAAAAAGAACTGATTATGAGAGGGATTAGACACTTTTTATCATCAAGATAACGAAATAAAAAATAAAGATAAATAACAATAAATAAATTTGTGACAAGATAATTTGCTGCACCAACAACCCAAAAAACAATTTGACCAAGAGCTGGGTTTGTAACCCAGTAAATTGAAAATAAAACAATAAACTGTAAAAAAAATGTTTTTTTACTTGTGTCAGAGTTACTACTTATTTTAGTAATTAAAAAGATCATCATTGTTAATACAAATGCAATCATACTATTTTTTAGTATGTTAGAGCCTGATGTAAGAACTAGAGTGCTAAAATAGTCTGATACAAATCTTCCACTCCATGAAAGGTAGTGAGATACATGAGCAGATAATGAATTTCCTTTAATATAATACACATAGTCATCAGAATGCATAGGTGTATAGTATTCGACTAAAAAAATAAGCGAAAAGACAATTAGGACACTTATGTAGCCTAAATTAATACGTTTTAAGTAGTTAGTCATTTTTGTTCTCAATATAATCTGTCTTTTTTAGCAAGTATCTAGGCCTTGCTTTGCTTTCAGTATAAATACGACCAATATACTCACCGAGTACACCAATACCAATAAGCTGAACTCCACCTAAAAATAGAATAGAAACAAGTAATGAAGGATAACCAGGAACAGGATTACCCCAAATTAATTTATCTACCATCATCCAACCACCATAGATAAAAGATGCAAAAGCAACAAATAAACCAATGTAAGTCCAAACGCGTAATGGAAAAGTAGAAAAACTCGTTATACCTTCTAAGGCTAAGTTCCATAATTTCCAGCCATTGAATTTACTTTCTCCAGCAGATCTTTCTGCTCTGTTGTATTCAACAACATCAATTTTTCCACCCACCCATGAAAGGATACCTTTCATGAATAAATTACGCTCAGGTAATAATTTTATATATTCGACACTCTGACGAGATATCAACCTAAAATCGCCAACATTTTCTTCAATTTCAGGCGCGCTAATTTTATTATGGAGCTTGTAAAACCATTCAGCTGTTTTGCGTTTTAACCATGTATCACTAGTACGATTAGCTCTTTTTGCGAGAACAATATCTGCGCCTTGTTGCCATTTATCTATGAGCTGTGGAATAACATCAATAGGATCTTGAAGGTCTACATCAATAGGTATTACAGCTTCTCCAGTTGCGTATTCAAGGCCCGCAAACAAAGCCGGTTCCTTACCAAAATTTCGCGTGAAGTTTAAAGGGAGCACTAAAGGGTCAGCAATAGCTAATGCATTGATAATATTTTCAGTGCTGTCTTTACTTCCATCATTTATGAAGACTATTTCGATATCATATTGATTAAGAATCGGGTGTTCTCTTACTGACTTATAAAATATAGGGATAGCTTCTTCTTCGTTATAAACGGGCACTACTAATGATATTTTCATTGTGGAGTATCTCTGAAAACAAAGATTTTGGAGTAAAGAAAACCTAATACGAGGCTAATCGAAGAAAAAATTATTAAAGTTGCGATAGGGGGGAATCGTAGCTGGTCTGAAACATAACCAGTCAAATAACTTAATAGCCCCATAAATAAGGTAAATGATAAGTATCGTGCTGTAGTCGCTTTAGCTTTGAACGTGAATTTTGCATTAGCAAAAAAGGAAAAACTGACAGCAGCTATGAAGCCTATTAAGTTAGCTATAGCTTGAGAGGTTGAAAGGAACACTGTCAGTAGCCCAAAAATGGACCAATGTATAAGAGTGTTTAAAATTCCAACCGAAAAGTATTTAGTGAATAACTTAATCATTTCAATCATTCGTATTGAGAAGAGAATAAGTAATTTAGTATACCTGAATATACCTACTGATGCAGCAAACTGATAAGGAGAGTTTATGTGAAATGTCGTGTTAGTCTTACTTTATTCTCCACCAAATTGTGAGGCGGAAAAGCAAGCCTATATTATAAAATAGGGGAAATGGGATTTTACTACAGTACCACTACGAACTATTTATATTTTGGTAGGTGTACTCAGAAAGCAATAAAAAAGCCCACCGAAGTGGGCTTTTAGTAACTTTCAAATGCGCGTGCATTTCACGTGCACTTTCTAGTCTTAATGTTGCCAGTGTTCAGTCCAACTGATTTTGCTAACTTCCTGTTTTTAAAACTGTTGTCCTATCACTGACCCACCAAATTTGGTGGAGCTGGCGGGAGTTGAACCCGCGTCCGAAATTTCTACATCCTCGGTACTACATGCTTAGTCTAGTCTTTAATTTCATTTGCCAGCTGCGGACAGACACGCCACCAACAAACTATCCTGATTAAATTTAATGCTTCAACCCCAGGCAAGGCATCCACACGAGTTCTTTTGGGTTTGACCTCTCTTGATCCCCGTCCTAAGAACGGAGGCTAGGGAGAGAGGGCTCTAAGCAGGTTATTAAGCTGCTAGTGCGTAGTTTTCGTCGTTTGCGACTATTTTTTTGCGGCTTTTAACGAGGCCAACCGCCCCTCGGCATGCACCTTGGGTTTCGCAAATCCCGTCGAATCCAGAATCAGCCCCAAGTTGTTGAACGCAGTATAACAGAAAAATACTCTAAAAAGCTAGAACTTA
This portion of the Providencia manganoxydans genome encodes:
- a CDS encoding DUF6056 family protein — encoded protein: MTNYLKRINLGYISVLIVFSLIFLVEYYTPMHSDDYVYYIKGNSLSAHVSHYLSWSGRFVSDYFSTLVLTSGSNILKNSMIAFVLTMMIFLITKISSNSDTSKKTFFLQFIVLFSIYWVTNPALGQIVFWVVGAANYLVTNLFIVIYLYFLFRYLDDKKCLIPLIISSFFAGCSNENTSWIIVAISVITSCYVFFKHKNRLIIFSSVLVILGFVTLISSPGNFHRAALFTDFYSLSTIEKITYFLSDKLSHSFTKTWGVLVASLLLLLTYVGEKKSKSFYLSLLFIVLGFLSIFSMVASPTFPTRSLSGAHLFYVISCSFSIGYAFSMKNKRGIAITYFIGILTLCGFIFSYIQMVYSYNAITTQEKIRIYAINEEIIGDSKTDKIPEYYYPRSFRGGDEMDLYHNPNAMAEYFNISHPIETYKIDYNYAVILDGIKLPLPNVTNTNVSNLFLGKDRFLKGTTIVLQLVDNKKLMSNESYRIIVMDDKNKIHTEENNKIDSIYGMNLVGFTIPVSPKNIKSINFIVDMDNKKTIEQQVIF
- a CDS encoding GtrA family protein, yielding MIKLFTKYFSVGILNTLIHWSIFGLLTVFLSTSQAIANLIGFIAAVSFSFFANAKFTFKAKATTARYLSFTLFMGLLSYLTGYVSDQLRFPPIATLIIFSSISLVLGFLYSKIFVFRDTPQ
- a CDS encoding glycosyltransferase family 2 protein; translated protein: MKISLVVPVYNEEEAIPIFYKSVREHPILNQYDIEIVFINDGSKDSTENIINALAIADPLVLPLNFTRNFGKEPALFAGLEYATGEAVIPIDVDLQDPIDVIPQLIDKWQQGADIVLAKRANRTSDTWLKRKTAEWFYKLHNKISAPEIEENVGDFRLISRQSVEYIKLLPERNLFMKGILSWVGGKIDVVEYNRAERSAGESKFNGWKLWNLALEGITSFSTFPLRVWTYIGLFVAFASFIYGGWMMVDKLIWGNPVPGYPSLLVSILFLGGVQLIGIGVLGEYIGRIYTESKARPRYLLKKTDYIENKND
- a CDS encoding phage baseplate protein gives rise to the protein MTKIFKIPFATQGDRTSIPDDVQADGAVSYTQGYSYDYERDQQTDPAAKDIEREKMNGIFHDITEAIGELQSFGFPKWATEGKPYPIRAIVYHKNKTWQSKIENNNVEPVAGTAWQELKADLSAGDINVYTKTESDKRFQPLGNYQPAGYSYSKAESDTNYQPKGNYAPAGNYALKGESYTKAEGDGRYQPKGSYQPSGDYALKGDSYTKAETDGKYQPKGSYQAAGYSYSKAESDTNYQPKGNYAPAGNYALKGESYTKAEGDTRYQPKGSYQPSGDYATNTALNNGLNTKLNTSSVTQSTGGSTTNVMSQKAVTDALQNAVNLNTIYPIGIVVWFAQNKNPNTLFPGTKWQYIGENKTIRLAAASGANVLTTGGSDSVTIGKGHLPAVSLKYSGTTVSSGGYTHTRGTMNITGEFGYIRSDNAIHSMATGAFSLANGGTGYNGNNTTGGYKYVFNASKTWSGETSNSGAHTHTYSGNTENLGSGTALTVTNAYIMLMGWYRLS